In Chitinophagaceae bacterium C216, the genomic stretch AAAGTAGAAGAAGGCATCGGAAATATTTTCAAGAAAAAGTCAAAAAATAGTAACAACGACGAAGGAACCAGTAAGCAAAGCTCCTCTGGAAACAAGGGGAGTAACGGAGGCGGTTCTTCATCAAGCGGGAATGACGATTTTTCGGTATCCGGAAAATTTGATTTTGTTCCTGGGGAAAAAGTTATTGTTGTTGAAGATTTTAGCCAAGACGCATTGGGAGATTTTCCTGCAAAGTGGAATACGAACGGGTCCGGAGAATTAGTACGTTTGGGAGATCAATCTTCGAAATTTTTAAAAACATCTAGCGAAGTAGTGTTTTATCCGGAGTTTGTTAAAAAATTGCCGGAGAACTTTACTGTTGAGTTTGATCTGGTCGCTTCACCCAATTTCAGCTTTTACAACGGGTTTTTCATTGTGGGTTTCACAAGCGAGCCTAATGTAGGAGCCAACTGGCGTCTATTCAAAAGATTTGGCAATAGAGCCGAGCCCAAAGCCAATGTGGAAGTGGCGTTTCATCCTACTAGTGCCGGCGGTCAAAAAGGAAGAACCGTATTTCACAGCTTTGGAGGTGGAAAAGAAATTATAAAGAATGATGCAGAGCAGAGCGTGTTTAAATCCATGGGAAGGGATTTGTTTGCGCATGTTAGCATCTGGCGTCAAAAAGGAAGAGTAAGAGTATATCTTAATGATGTAAAAATTTGGGATATTCCTAGAGCATTAAATGATGGAGCGGTAATTAATTCCATTTATTTCAGAAACGATGGCTCAGGGAAAGACGACCAAGCATTCTTCATCAG encodes the following:
- the pal_1 gene encoding Peptidoglycan-associated lipoprotein, with product MEIKIIKINNMRALLLLLSFVCCTSVLYGQIFDPKVKAKRAAENRVNNRIDQGIDKGLNKVEEGIGNIFKKKSKNSNNDEGTSKQSSSGNKGSNGGGSSSSGNDDFSVSGKFDFVPGEKVIVVEDFSQDALGDFPAKWNTNGSGELVRLGDQSSKFLKTSSEVVFYPEFVKKLPENFTVEFDLVASPNFSFYNGFFIVGFTSEPNVGANWRLFKRFGNRAEPKANVEVAFHPTSAGGQKGRTVFHSFGGGKEIIKNDAEQSVFKSMGRDLFAHVSIWRQKGRVRVYLNDVKIWDIPRALNDGAVINSIYFRNDGSGKDDQAFFISNLRVAVGAPDTRNKLITEGKFVTTGILFDVNSDKIKPESYGVLKEIANVLQENESVKVKIVGHTDSDGDDASNLALSKRRAESVKRTLVSKFGISESRMVTDGKGESEPVSPNNTPEGKANNRRVEFIKM